TGTACCTGCGCAAAACTCCTTTACAAACAAAAGCATGATACCGCCACACATCGCCTTCCTGCAACAGGAATTGATGTTTCTTCAGTTTTTTTATAATACATACCGGTTCAATAACTGCCCAGTCTGCTTCGGTCAGCGGCATTTTCTCAGCCAGGTATTGTTTGAACACTTCAACCATAAGAATCGAAGTTAATTAAAATAGAGTGATCCTTTTTTTTATTACATTCGGCCACCCATAAAAAACAGCAGTATGTCCGTAAGCAACCCTGGTAAGATCTTGCTTTCCCTGTCACTGGCCTTTGTTTTTTTTACCGGTTATTCAAACGACGGCGCCTTTCGCTCAGCAGGAAATCAATTAATCCCCATGTATGAAACTGATATTTCCGTTAAAAAAGAAATTCTGACCATCAACAGGATTGGCGGGCGAAAGGTAGCCATCACCGTATATTACGAGTTCTTTAACCCTAAAGCAGATAAAATGGTGGAAGTGGGTTTTGAAGCTACTTCTCCCAGCGGCGATGTTAACGCCAGGCCCGTAAACGGACATCAACCCTTCATTTCCCAGTTTACCGTTAACATGAACGACTCAACGGTCCCTTACAAAGTGTCTATTGTAAGCGACAGTATGTATTATAAAAACGGCATCTATAAATCGAAAACGGTTGCTCAGGCCTTAAAAGAAGCGGACAATGCCGACTACGTAGATTTCTTTTATGTTTATCACTTCAAGGCAAAATTCAAACAGGGGCTCAATATTATAAAACATACCTATACGGCCGAACTATCTACCGCCGTTTATGAAGACTATTCTTATACCTATATACTTTCGGCAGCAGGCAGATGGGCCAACAAACAAATTGATGACTTTACGTTACAAATAAATATGGGCGAGTACCAGGACCTGCGTATTAATAATACTTTTTTTTCAACCCTTACCAACTGGCAATTACCCGAAGGCACTAAAAGCATTTTTATAAAGAAGGATAAACGAGACAAAGAAGATAAAGACAAAACGGAGTTTTACATCCGTAAAGGGGGCCTGGTATTTCAACAGGTAAACTTCAAACCCACGGGGGAATTATTTTTTGTTGCGCCCGGCTACCAATGGGGCATGGGTTTAACTCAACAGGAAATAGATGATAACCATTTCAGCGCCAAACGGGGAGATCCTTTGCCATTCTCCGTCGAGTACCCGGATGGCATTCATTCACCTGCCGATGACTTGTCGAAAAGGATCTTAAAGAACCTGCCCTATGCACGGAGAGGATACATTTTTAAAGCACCCGAATTACAGGGGTATTTTGAACGGCAGCCTTGGTATTTAAAAGATGTAAACTATCATCCTGACATGTCGGCCTTGACAGTCAAAGAGCAGGAATGGCTAAAAAAACTATAATAGCCGTACCCACATTTTTCCTTTATTTCTTTCCTTGTAACGCCCATACCATTTGCAAAGTGGGTACATGGCCGTTACAATGGCGATCCATACTACATAAATAGCCCAAAGCGGCAATCCGCTGCCTGATTTCGGCCGCCCGAAATTGAATCCAAAAACCATCTCGGAACTTTTAAAACCCTGCAGCAATACCATTGCAAAAACAAGCGGATGTAGAAGATACCAGTGCAGCACAAAATAAAACAGCGGCACTTTGCCATACACACAAACCAATTCCGTCCACTTATTTTTTACGTTCGCAATGGCAGCCGCTATCAGGAACATAATACCTAAAAACAACAGGCTAAACTGCAATGACGGTGGATACTTGGTTACATTTATAAAGGAGAGCACCGTAAACAAGCCATTCTTTTGCTGCGCCCAACGTACAGGGTCTCCATATACATTTATAACCCGCAGCAGGATAAACAATCCAATGGCCGCAATACCTATCCTTAAAAATAACGACCGCTGCTTTCGGCTGCCGCGCAGAGGTGTATTACTTGAAGCTTGCGGCTTGCAGCTTGGAGCTGTTATTGTTTCCAACTCAAACAAACGGCCACCCGCAAAGCCTAACAGCATTATTCCCAGCCAGGGGATGGGCGGATAACCGATAATAAATAGTCTGCCATGGCCCAATGGATAAGCTGCAGGCGAAAACAATGGCATCAGCAGTTGTTTAAAAAGGGAATGGTCATCGCCGGGCACCAGTGGCGCCAGGTTATGCAGGAACAAAATGCACAGGCCCAGGATGGCAATTGTTTTGGGCGAGCGAGCGATCAACAAAGCCAGCACCATAAACCCCACGCCAATGGCGCCAATTACATTGAAGATAAATAAGGTAAAATGAACATCGAACCATAGCCCAAACCCAACCAGGGTAAACTCCAGCAGAATCAGCCACAATCCTCTCTTCAATAAAAACAGCCGCGAAGCACGCACATCGTTTGTCCGCTTCATAGAAAGCCAGGCCGATACGCCCGAAAGAAAAACAAAGGTGGGCGCACACAAATGGGTGATCCAGCGCGTAAAAAATAAAACAGGCGTGGTTGTGTTTAAATCAGTGGGCTGCTGGGTAATTGCAGTGACATGCAACATGTCCCTTACATGGTCCAGGGCCATAATGATCATCACTATTCCCCTGAGTACATCTATGTTATACACTCTTTTCATGAATGGCTGTTTATAGCTTGTACTCAAATTTATTTTTAATGTTCAATACCCGTATCACCTTCCCGGTAAACGCCCTAATAAATCGCCATCGGTAGTTGGTCTATAAATTCCGGAGTTGGTCGAAAATGTACCACCGGGAGCAAGGCTTAAAACCTAAGTTTGTTTCATAAAAGGTAGTGGAACGAGACATGCGAAAACAAAACAAGGGAATTATTTTCAATCTGATCTTCTGGCTGCTGTATTTTTTATACGAGTGGTTTGGGTTGGCTGCCCTGTCGGGTGCATACAGACTGTATTTTGTAAATGCCTGCATGGCCCTGCCTTTATCGTTTATTATCTCATATCTCACGGTGCATGTTTTTATAAAGAAATTTTATAATAAAGGCGAGCGGTTAAAATTCTGGTTTTGCCAGATAACGGTTACGTTGGTGCTGTTGCTGATAAGGCGAAACATAAACTACTATATAATTTATCCGCAGGTTTACCCCGCAGCGCAAAAAGTACCTTTGCTCTCCTTCGGCAAATTAATCGTAGAGCTGGTGAACCTGTACCTGATCACAGGCGTGTATGCCCTGTTTTATTTTGTACAGTCGTGGTACGAAGAAAAGCAGAAAGCCCAAACCCTGCTGCAACAAAAAACAGAGGCTGAACTGGAGTTGTTAAAATCGCAGGTACAACCGCATTTCATTTTCAATGCCCTGAACAACATCTATTCAGCCGCTTTAAAAACAAGCCCGGAAACGGCAAACCTGGTGGCACATTTATCAAGCTTTTTGAATTACAACCTGTATGAAGCCAAACAACCCTTTGTTCTACTCACTTCGGAGATCGCCTATTTAAGGCACTACATCGAATTACAGAAGAACAGGTATGGAAGTAAGCTGGATGCTTCCATAAACATATATGGCGAAATAAACGAACTTTATATAGCCCCGTTGTTGTTACTGCCGCTGGTTGAAAACAGTTTCAAACATGGCATCGCCAACTCGATCGGTTCCGGCTGGATAAGGATAGAGGTGGTAAGACAGGAAGACCAGTTTTCTATAAAGATCGAAAACAGCGTGGAAGAAAAGACGGAACCAGCAGGTCAAATAAACGGTGGCATTGGAATAAAAAATGTACGGCAACGATTACAATTGATCTATCCCGGTTCGCATGAATGGAAGGTGGTGGAAGGTGCGCACTCGTACCTGGTAATCATAAAACTAATGACCCATAAATGATAAAATGTATTGCTATAGACGATGAACAACCGGCCAGGGAATTGATAGCGACGCATCTCAGCAACCTGCCCGATTTTGAGCTGCAGGCCTCATTTGACAATGCATTGGATGGTTTTAACTTTTTACAAAAGAATGCTGTTGACCTGGTTTTCCTGGATATTCAAATGCCCAGGGTCTCAGGACTGGAACTGATCCGCTCATTAAAGGTTTGCCCCACGATCATCCTTACCACTGCTTACCGCGAATATGCGGTAGAAGCGTTTGAACTGGATGTTATGGATTATTTGTTGAAACCAATTACCCGGGAACGGTTTATGAAATCCATTTCGCGGTTCCATTTTTATAATAACGCGCCGGTAGAAAAACCCGCCATTCCCGACAGCTTTGATACAGCCTATATTTTTCTGAAAATCGGAAAAGGACAAACAAAGATCTTTCTGAAAGACATTCTATATATTGAAGGGCTGAAAGATTTTATAAAAGTGCATACCCCGCAGAAAGTATTTGTGGCCTCGGAAAGACTAAGTTATATGGAAGATAAACTGCCCGAGAACAAATTTGCACGCGTGCATAAATCATATATCATCGCACTCGAAAAAATAACCAGTGTACAAACAGAACAGGTACTGATAACAGACATATCAATACCTGTTGGGAGAGTGTATAAAAACGAGTTCCTGAAAAAAATGTCTTACTTATAACACATGCTCTTCAAACTTCTTGCTGTGAAACATCACCGGGATGCCTATAGAAGCACTAATTCCCCAGATAAGTATCATGGCAATAAACAGATGATGGAACTGGATATTAGCAGCGAGATCATCTGTACGTTGAATACCGGAAGTTTTAAGGATCCCCAATATGGTAATAAGCGCAAGCACGCCTATATAGAGCCATTCACCGGTTCGCTTCCCGTATTTAATGAACCAGTAATAAATAACCCCGATTAACATAAACGCAATATTTACCCCGAAAATGAGCGACGAAACATTAATAAAAGTGAACAGCTGGTAACTGGTTTCATCCCTGAAAATAACATTGTAAATGATGCAGATGAAGGTGGCGGAAATGCCTGCAAACACGCCGGTTAACAGGGCTTTAGAGAACGTAGTCAGATACGAAGAATTCATAACCTTATGTTTATTAATAAAAAATGAAGTATCGGGCTTCAAAAACAGGTCGTTCCGGAGGGAGACTAAAACATTGCAGTGGCAATATTTTATACAACAAAGTTAGCATATTTTAACAAATAACCTGTCCGGCGCAATATTTTAATATTATCTCCTATACAAAAAAACACTAATTTTGCGCCATGCCTTACAATTCATGCGACCTGACCAGTTGCTTTTTATGTACACATTGTTTATCAGATTGGAAAGAGCTTATCGCAATCAAAAAGAAGACGTTACACCTGAAAAAAGGCACGCTGATCTTTAAAGAAGGCAACCCGGTTGAGGGTATTTATTTTATAACTGCAGGCTCGGTAAAAGTGCACAAACAATGGGGTGAACAACGGGAGCTGATTGTTCGCTTTGCCAAAGCAGGTGATGTGTTGGGACATCGCGGTTTTGGTGCTACCCAGGTATTTCCGGTTTCAGCTACCTGCCTTGAAGACGTAAAAGTTTGTTATATCCCCTACAGTTTTCTACAAGCAACCTTACAAACCAATCCTGTATTTACCTATCGCTTATTGCAGGAATATGCTGTTGAACTGCAAACTGCGGAGAAACGCATGCGCGACCTTGCTTTAATGGAAGTAAAAAGCAGAATTGCCCAGGCATTGCTTGAAATAGCTAATCTGTTTGGAACCGACGAAGAAAAATACATCAGCATACCCATCAGCCGGCAGGACATTGCCTCCTATGCAGGCACCACCTACGAGACTGTTTTTAAATTATTTACCAATCTCGTAGCCGAAGACATCATTACTTCCACCGGTAAGCGGATAAAAATAAATAATACGATTGCCTTGCAAAAACTGGTAAACGAACCTAATACCGAATAAATGGATCACACAGCTAAACATTCACACAATCGTATCCCCATCTCTGTATCGCTCGACGAAACAATGAGCCAGAACGACATGAACCAGGTGCAGGCAGGTAATAAAAAAAGACTGGCCATCATGTCGGGGTTCGCAGTAGCAGTAGCCATTTGCATCAGTTTTATTGCAAAGGGACTGGTATACCTTATTAACCTTTTCACCAATCTTGCCTTTAATCATACCTGGTCGCTGGCGCCCGGTAATCCCGGCGGCCATCATTATGGCGCTTTTGTAATAATTATTCCAGCTATTGGTGGCCTTATCGTAGGCCTGATGGCCCTTTATGGCTCCAAAGCTATCCGCGGTCACGGTATTCCCGAAGCCATGGAGCAGATCCTTACCAACGACAGTAAGATAAGACCCAGCATCACTTACCTGAAACCATTGTCATCGGCCATTTCCATTGGTACCGGTGGCCCGTTTGGCGCCGAAGGACCGATCATTGCAACCGGCGGCGCCCTGGGTTCTACCATCGGCCAGCTCTTTCGCATAAGCGCTTATGAAAGAAAGATCCTGCTTACCGCAGGTGCAACAGCTGGTATGTCGGCCATCTTCGGCAGCCCGGTAGCGGCTATCTTTCTGGCCATTGAATTATTGTTATTTGAATTTTCACCCCGTTCAATTATACCGGTAGCATTAGCTTGTATTACCGGTGCAGCCGGCCATCATTTGTTGTTTGAAGCCGGACCTGTTTTTCCCTCACCGGTATTACAGGCGCCCGGCAATATGGCGCTGATCACCTATAGTATAATAGGTATTGTTATTGGTCTGTTAGCTGCGGGCGTTACCAAAATAGTTTACCTTATCGAAGATGCATTTGAAAAGCTGCCCATCCATTGGGCCTGGTGGCCGGCTATTGGCGGTTTGGCCGTAGGTATTGTAGGGTATTTTGCGCCATATACATTGGGTGTTGGGTACGAAAATATCACCCATGTGTTATCAGGTCAAATGACCTTACAGCTGATCGTATCGCTGGCAGTGATGAAATTTATTTCCTGGGCCATTGCATTGGGCAGTGGAACATCAGGTGGCACTCTCGCGCCTTTATTAACTATTGGAGGGGCTACCGGTGCCGCACTGGGTATTGCCGCCATGGCCATCTTTCCGCAGGCAGGCGTAAACGTTTCCATGGCCGCATTAATAGGCATGTCGGCCATGTTTGCCGGCGCCTCCCGGGCCTTGCTTACCTCCATCATTTTCGCCATAGAAACCACTGGTCAGGAAAATGCTTTACTGCCTTTGCTGGCGAGTTGTATTGCCGCCTATATTGTATCGTATTTCTTAATGGAGCATACGATCATGACCGAAAAGATCGCACGTCGCGGCGTTAAGACCCCGGATATTTATCAGCCCGATGTGCTGGATAAGATCACGGTAGAACAGGTATTATCCGATGCTACGGTGATTAATGGGGATACCAGCATTAAAGAAGTAAGAAGCTGGCTGGAAGAACAAAAAGACCAGCAGCGCAATTATTATATCGTGGTGAACAATGAAGGCATTTTCAAAGGTCTCGTAAGCGCCTCCAACCTGTTCAGCATGCACCACGAGATCACCGAACCTATTGAAACGCTCATAAAAAGAAAAGCCACAGTGATCTCTCCCCGTAATACACTTAAAACAGCCGTGCAGCTAATGGCTTCTGAAAATGTAGATGTATTGCCTGTGGTTGACCGCACCAACAACAGCGTGCTGGGAGTATTGTCATACAAAGATATTTTGTCGGGTTACCGGCAAATGGCCGAAGAAGGCCAGGGTACCATCACGATCTCGTTAAAAAGAAGAACATTGAAAATGCTTGTACATGGTAAAAAAGGCATGGCGGTACTGAAACCCACGCCTAAAAAAGAAGCAGACGTTTAAACAAATTTTCATGCGTATCATAATAAAGAGCCCCGACGGTTCCATCGGGGCTTTTTAATTTATCCCATCGCTACCGCATCTTTTCCGGCGCCTTTATCAAGCACCAGCGGCTTTAATGCTTTTCGGGTATCCCCGCCATTTACAACAATACCCTCGCTGGCGGCCCCTTCTACCTGTAAAAACACGCCGGCATTGGTTAATACCCGGGAAGCAGCGATCAACACATCCTTTGAGTTGATGATCCTGATCACCTCCGAGTCAACACTTCCCTGCGCGCTTAAACCCATTATTGAAGCATCCTGTACATTATCGAAAATAACGGCCGGACGCGCATCGGGCTTTTCACAGTCAAAGCGCACATTATTCAACGTAAGATTCCTGACATTGCGGGCATATATCCCATATGCGGGTGGACCAAAAGGCGCTGTTGCCCATACGCCAAAATATTCAGCTGCCACCTGGGGTACGTCCCGTTTTAACGCCTGTTCTTTTGTACCGCCACCGGCATACGTAATATGAACATCGGTAAAACTGATATTTTCAAGAAAGGCATTCCCAACCCCATTCAGGGTTATACAGGAATTGATCTCCCCATCGAACATTTTTGTGCCAAAAGCAATATCCGGATGGTCAACCGGTTTTTCCACTACGGTTGCCCTGATGCCATTGAATGAAATATTGCGAACAAAGGAGGAGGTGTCTGGCGCATCACCAGCATTGCTCTTGCCTGTAAAAGCAATGCCGATGGGACCGGTCACATTGCGCATAATGATATTCGAGAAACTAAGATTCTCCACCCGGGCTTTCCCCGAGCTGATCTTTACCGGACAACCATAGGTTTCATAAATCAAACAATTACTTACTACAATGTTTTGCGCTTCGCCACTCCCAAACCGGAAGATTGACCAGCGCGTACTAAAACTACAGTTGGTAACGGTAACAAACTGGTTGCTGCCAAAAAGGGCGCAGGCATCGTCCTGGCATTGGATATCGCAATTGGTAATGTGTACGTATTGACTGTCGTTGAAATGAAAGCCATCGTTGTTCTTATTTACGCGGTTATAGATCCTGATGCCCTGTAGCTGTACCTGTTTACAATGCAGGATGCGAAAACAATGATAGGCGCTGCGGGTGAGAAAAACATCCCTTACCAGGAAATTGGTACATTCATAAAAAACGATCAAATGCGGGCGATCGAAATTACCGCCCACTCCATGCTGGCCCGGACCGGTATTATCACCTTTGCCATTATAAAATGTTTGGCCATTCCCGTCAATGGTACCCCTTCCTTCAATAGTAATGTTCACTGCATTTACTGCAAAAATGAAAACGACATTTCCGTTTCCCGGTGGAACGCCTTTGCCGGCCACATAATCTTCCCGGCGGGTACTGCCCAACAAGCGCCCCTGGGCCGACAGGTGCAGGGTTACATTCGACTTCAATTCTACCGTTCCACAAATAAAATCGCCTGCCGGTATCAGCACTGTACCGCCGTTCTCTTTATTGCAGGCATCTATGGCAGCCTGGATGGCTTTTGTATTCAAAGTTTTTCCATCGCCTTTGGCACCAAAATCGCGCACATTGAAAATGCGGGCGCCAGGTAAGCTGTCGCTGGTATTATGGGAGGGGGCAGCGTGTGTAGCTATGGCAGGTAAAGCAGCGCCGGCAACGGCCAGGGCCGGTAACTTCAGCTGTTCCAACCACTGGCGGCGCGAAAGCGAATCGTTTGTATACATGGTAATCTGGCAATTGGTTGATGCCGAAATTACAATGCAGCAGTATGTATTCAGAAGGGAAAAATGGCTATTGACTAACCTATTTATGCATGGCAACTATTTAATAAAAAAACTGCTCTGAAATTATCTGGCCGTCCTTTACTTCATACAGCATGATCTCGTTCATTTGAATTCTGCCATGAGGTTGCACTGTTATTTCCAATTCCCTTGTCACCGCAAAATGGTTACCGGTAACTATCGGCTCGCTGGTATAAGCCCGGTGCAGGTCGGTAATGCGGCTCACAAATTCCTCGCCCTTTTGGCGAACCGCTTCTTTTCCTTCGGCATAGCCCATATAAGGAGAATTGACGGGATCTATGCTTTTTACATTGCCGGCAAATAGCTCCTCCTGGATCTGGAACCATTTTTCCTGCTGGGCCAGTTCATTAAAACGGGCGGCTACTTCCTGTGTGGTCATGATGGCTTGTTGCGTTGTCATTGCATTATTTTTAATCGTGTATAACAAAGGTATTGTCCAGATATGGCTTGTACAGGGTACTGAATGGACAATATAAAGGGGAGATTTGGACAAATTAATTAATGTTAAATCATTGCCTTAAAATTGCCGCTGGAATGATTTTTTATTTACACGTGCAAAAAGGAAGTTGAATTTGGAGACTAGCAGCAAGGCCTCTGTGGCTATAAAAAGCGCCACCGCATTGGCGCATGCAAAAACAGAAAAAGCGTTGATTCATCATATCAAGTGTATTCAAACGGAGCGTGAATACGGCAGACTATTGAGTTGTTTGTATGCTTTTAATGCGCCGGTAGAACAATTGTTGGAGCCCTGGGTGAAACCCGTGCTGGCAGACTATGACGAACGCAGAAAATCGAACCGGTTGCTGCACGACCTGCATACTTTAGGCCTTACCACGCCACCCGCTTATAAGCGTTTGCCCGTTATAAAAGATCTGTTTGCGGCCCTGGGATGTTTTTATGTGCTGGAAGGCTCGGTGCTGGGTGGAGTGATCATCAAAAAGATCATCCGGGAACAATGTCCCAAATTACCTGATAATGCCTTTGGGTTCTTTTCAGGCTATGATCAGCAGAATGGTCTGCAATGGCAAAAATTTCTGGCGCAGTTTGATTCACTGTTGAATGATGCGGATAAAAAATCGGCAGCCATTACAGCTGCCAATGATTGTTTTAAACAGTTTGAAGCTAATATAAATGACTTTTATGCCTGGGACGGCAATTAGCTGATGGGCACTTTACTATGGCTTACCAGCAACTGGATGGTGTTATTCAAATTTTTATAGTTCATGGGTTTGGTAATGCATTCGGTACTGAACCTTTTACAAAATTCAATATCAGCCTGGTTGCTGGAGGTGGTGAAGATCACTACCGGGATTTCATCCCATTTGCGTTTTATTTCCTGCAGTACCTGCCGGCCATCCATCCGCGGCATGTTCATATCCAGTACAACAAGTGCAGGAAAAGGCTGTCCGTCCTGCTCCATGTTTTTAAGCATGGCCATACCCTCTTCACCGCTTTCGGCCGTGATAACAGTTATGCCAGGATATAGCTTCCCCATGGAATCACCAAAGATCATCAGATCATCCTGGTCATCGTCGATGTACAATATAGCAACTGTTTCCTCTATCATATTTTGTTACTTTATAATTAATTCATTTTTTGCCTGGCCGTCATTGTCAGAATGAACAACAGGCTGCGTTTCGGGCAGGACAATGATGAACTCTGCGCCATCGTGTTTGTGCCCTCTTGCGATAATAACACCATGATGCCGTTCAACGATCTTGTTGGCAATGGCCAAACCAATGCCTGTGCCCTCATATTTCTCTTTACTGTTCAGGCGTTGAAACAGTGAGAAAATTTTACGGGAATACTGGTCTTCAAACCCAATGCCTTCATCTTTCATCCTGATCTCATACAACTGCCCTGCTGCATCTTTCATTTCAGGATAATCGGCATTTTCAACAGGCTTACTTGTTATATAAATAACCGGCGACTGACCGGGTTTGTGAAACTTCAGTGAGTTGGCAATAATATTCTGGAACAATTGACGCATTTGTCCGCTCACGGCCTGGATAACCGGCAAATGGCCCACCTGGATTCGGGCATTTTTTTCACCGATCACCAGTTCCAGGTCCTGCAGTATCTCGCCTACAATTTTATTCAGGTCCACTTCTTCCACCAGGTTCTCGCTGCTCAGGCGCGAATAGGACAACACATCATTTATCAAACTGGTAGCGCGTGAGGAAGCGCTGATGATGCGATCTATATAAGCTTCCAGGTCTTTGGTGGAGGCTTCTTCGGCAAACATTTCTTTGATAAGCCCGCTGAAGAAATGGATCTTTCTTAACGGTTCCTTCAAATCATGCGAAGCTACGGAAGCAAACTGCATCAGGTCGGCATTGCTGGCTTCCAGCTTTTCATTGGTAAGGCGCAACTCCCGCGTTCTTTCCTGTACTTTTTCTTCCAGCAGTTGTTCTGCCAGTTTCTGATCATGTATATCAGTAAAGGTCCCAAACCATTTTTCTATCACGCCCTTTTCATCACGCATGGGCAGGGCACGCACCAGGAACCAGCGATAGGCGCCATCTGTGCGGCGCATCCTATTCTCAAACTGGAAGGTATTACCATTGGTAAGTGATTGCTGCCAGGTTTTTCGCGCGCGCTCCAGGTCCTGCGGATGCAGTACGCCCATCCAGCCATTGTTCAGCGTTTGTTCAGGAGTGAGTCCTGTATAATCGTACCATTTCTGGTTGAAGAAATCAAAATTCCCATCGGCGTAGGCCGAAAACACGATCTGCGGCATAAAGTCGGTTACGAACCGGAACTGGCCGATCTGGGTTTGCAGCTCGATCTTCTTTTCCTGTAATTGCTGATTGCTTTGTTCAAGGCGGGTAACATCCACCATGGCGCCGATCATTCGGTAGGGGATACCCTGGTCGTCGGTAAGCAACATGCCCCTGTCAAGAACATATGCATACTCGCCATTTTGCTTCTGAAAGCGGTAGCCCACGTTGAATTCCTTGCGTGGGTTCTCCAGAGTAGCATTGATAGCTTCTTCTACCCGCTGGCGGTCGTCGATATGAATATGTTTCAAGCGGAAAAAATGTTTTTGCACCAGTTTTTCGTCCTTGCCATATCCGAACAACTCGTAAAAGCTGTCGCTCCACCATACATTGTTCTCCGCAAAGTTCCAGTCCCAGATAACATCATTTGTAAGGGAGGCCACCATGCGAAATCGCTCTTCGCTTTCTTCCAGGTCGCGGGTGCGTTCTCTTACTTTCTTTTCCAACTGGTTGTTAAGCTCCCGCAGTGTTTCCTTGGTAATCAGCAACTCGTTGTAATTCCTGCGCAGTTTTTCTTCAGCTTCCTTACGCAGGGTAATATCAGATAATACCAGTACAAAGCCGTCCTGCATTTTATTAATACCTGCCTGGAACCATTGTTTGTTACCGTTCTTGGTGAAGTTTATTTCCAATCCAAGGGCCGGCTCACCAGTATTCACTACCTCATTGTACTTTTTATATAACTGGGTGCTGGCCAATTCAGGAAAATCTTTCGTCAGCGACATCCTGTCTTCTTTCATCAGCGTACCCAGCGAATGATAGGCATTGTGGTTGGCTATCTTACAAGTGTAATCGATGATCTTGCCATCTTCTCCTCTTTTGCTTTCAAATACAAAGATGGGATTGGCGCTGGCCTCAAATACGCTTTTTACCAGGGTATTCAGGTTCCTGGTAGCAGAAATATCTACCATGGAAATCACCAGGCCATCGCGTACTTTATCCTGCCTGATGTATGGCAGAATACGCAACAGGTAAACATTTCCATTATCCAGTTCAATTTCGCGCTCAATTACAGCCCCGGATTTACTTGCTTTCTTAATGTCTTCAGCGAACGAACTGGCCTTTATATGGTGGGTGATATGGTCGATGGGGCGACCGATATCCCCTTCAATGATATTAAATACACTCGCCACGCTGTTATTAAAGCGGCGGATGCGCAGCTTTTGGTCAAGGAAGATCTGCCCTATTTGCGAGGTCTGCAAATAGTTGCTGATGTCGTCGTTCAACTCTACAAGTTCCTTGATC
The Niastella koreensis GR20-10 genome window above contains:
- a CDS encoding chemotaxis protein CheB, yielding MLFFTKNNTPQQDDTYVIGIGASAGGLEAINELFDNVSYSENIAFIVVQHLSSDYKSLLVELLGKHTHMPVEEAGHRQRVEPGKVYVIPNNKELTIHNGLLILAEKEFDKGPNTAIDTFFQSLARDQRQFAVAVLLSGTGTDGTRGIEAVKDHGGFVIVQNPATARFDGMPKSAIGSGYADLIVSPDEVFSQIENHIDGVIPSKNTSSKNYNDGVQNILSIIYRKTGYDFLQYKEPTIVRRLTRRMQMLKLEDIQAYERYVAAHEEEPLMLTREFFIGVTNFFRDKDAFDCLNRQVILKLVESKEEQESLKVWVTACSTGQEAYSIAILIDKAQQQFNKQFEVKIFASDIDKSAVEFASKGKYSYNQLLGLDKKIQQEYFTEVEDGMVIIPRIRKQVVFAAHDITKDPPFIKNDLITCRNMLIYLNPSLQENVLSTLHFSLNSGGYLFLGTSENPSLLRKGFTEVNNKWKIYRRTTDQNTYARGVLNSARNKLAALTTNTGSKTKTDVQLSDDFRNVLADKMGFAGMYLNDNYEIKEAIGNFRKYLTLPDKLSTLNILKMAPSELSGMLSTTLRKVLKENAKQEIRNVRVRLNEEQRMLDVFIYPPRETSNGSYSLVVFADSILKGDKTPVMVQDVSELQKDQYVSQLEDELRETRTNLQMAIESLETANEELQSSNEELQSANEELQSSNEELQSLNEELHTLNTEHQIRIKELVELNDDISNYLQTSQIGQIFLDQKLRIRRFNNSVASVFNIIEGDIGRPIDHITHHIKASSFAEDIKKASKSGAVIEREIELDNGNVYLLRILPYIRQDKVRDGLVISMVDISATRNLNTLVKSVFEASANPIFVFESKRGEDGKIIDYTCKIANHNAYHSLGTLMKEDRMSLTKDFPELASTQLYKKYNEVVNTGEPALGLEINFTKNGNKQWFQAGINKMQDGFVLVLSDITLRKEAEEKLRRNYNELLITKETLRELNNQLEKKVRERTRDLEESEERFRMVASLTNDVIWDWNFAENNVWWSDSFYELFGYGKDEKLVQKHFFRLKHIHIDDRQRVEEAINATLENPRKEFNVGYRFQKQNGEYAYVLDRGMLLTDDQGIPYRMIGAMVDVTRLEQSNQQLQEKKIELQTQIGQFRFVTDFMPQIVFSAYADGNFDFFNQKWYDYTGLTPEQTLNNGWMGVLHPQDLERARKTWQQSLTNGNTFQFENRMRRTDGAYRWFLVRALPMRDEKGVIEKWFGTFTDIHDQKLAEQLLEEKVQERTRELRLTNEKLEASNADLMQFASVASHDLKEPLRKIHFFSGLIKEMFAEEASTKDLEAYIDRIISASSRATSLINDVLSYSRLSSENLVEEVDLNKIVGEILQDLELVIGEKNARIQVGHLPVIQAVSGQMRQLFQNIIANSLKFHKPGQSPVIYITSKPVENADYPEMKDAAGQLYEIRMKDEGIGFEDQYSRKIFSLFQRLNSKEKYEGTGIGLAIANKIVERHHGVIIARGHKHDGAEFIIVLPETQPVVHSDNDGQAKNELIIK